A stretch of [Clostridium] innocuum DNA encodes these proteins:
- a CDS encoding ribulose-phosphate 3-epimerase, translated as MILCPSMMCASYANLEEEVRALEEAGTDIFHCDIMDGSFVPNISMGLTDVKAVRALTKKMVDVHLMIDHPADKIDWFLDAGADLIYIHPESEPQAMKTLMYIRSRGKLSGLAVNPDTSLSAVKELLPHCDYLLIMSVFPGFAGQTFIDSVDTKIRELIACKKTYGYRIILDGACSPAVIQEYHALGVDGFVLGTSALFHGEGSYVENMNLLRSL; from the coding sequence ATGATATTATGTCCCAGTATGATGTGTGCGAGCTATGCGAATCTGGAAGAGGAAGTCCGTGCCTTAGAGGAAGCGGGGACAGATATTTTCCATTGTGATATCATGGACGGAAGCTTTGTGCCGAATATCTCCATGGGACTGACGGATGTAAAAGCAGTCCGTGCTCTGACGAAAAAAATGGTGGATGTCCACCTGATGATCGATCATCCTGCCGATAAAATTGACTGGTTTTTAGATGCCGGTGCAGATTTGATCTATATTCATCCGGAATCTGAGCCACAGGCGATGAAGACACTGATGTATATTCGTTCCAGAGGAAAGCTTTCCGGTCTTGCCGTCAATCCGGACACCAGTCTGAGTGCAGTGAAAGAATTGCTTCCGCATTGTGATTATCTGTTAATTATGAGCGTGTTTCCAGGCTTTGCCGGACAGACATTTATCGACAGTGTGGATACGAAAATCCGTGAGCTGATCGCATGTAAGAAGACGTATGGGTATCGTATCATTCTGGATGGAGCATGTTCTCCCGCCGTAATTCAGGAATATCATGCACTGGGTGTTGACGGCTTTGTCCTCGGGACAAGTGCATTGTTTCACGGAGAAGGCAGCTATGTGGAAAACATGAATCTGCTGCGTTCTCTATAA
- a CDS encoding ribulose-phosphate 3-epimerase gives MRTVSKDKKILVSASLSCADLLHVSDAIAQINASDIDFVHYDVVDGMFNNCFVFGDLVLEKIRPICDKPVEVHLAVQNVRPYIEPFARAGADYIAVHYEIDDDLEDIFAHIRSAGCRPVLAMRCDTEMPSDFVKLASQVDWILKLMVQPGYAGQHMRREAVEHIRSMKEQITANCLSCRIQADGNIHTGTIPQVCAAGASILTGGTSGLFRQDADLQENLRRMKEAAS, from the coding sequence ATGCGCACGGTTTCAAAGGATAAAAAAATTCTGGTAAGTGCATCACTGTCCTGTGCAGACCTGTTGCATGTATCAGACGCCATTGCACAGATCAATGCTTCCGATATTGATTTTGTGCATTATGATGTTGTAGACGGTATGTTCAATAACTGCTTTGTTTTCGGTGATTTGGTACTGGAAAAGATACGTCCCATCTGTGATAAGCCGGTAGAGGTGCATCTTGCGGTACAGAACGTGCGTCCCTATATTGAACCGTTTGCCAGGGCGGGGGCAGATTACATTGCTGTGCATTATGAAATTGACGATGATCTGGAGGATATCTTTGCACATATTCGCTCTGCCGGCTGCCGTCCGGTATTGGCAATGCGGTGTGATACAGAGATGCCTTCTGATTTTGTGAAGCTGGCATCACAGGTTGACTGGATTTTAAAGCTGATGGTACAGCCCGGATATGCCGGACAGCATATGCGAAGGGAAGCCGTTGAACATATCCGTAGTATGAAGGAACAGATTACCGCAAACTGCTTATCCTGTCGTATTCAGGCAGACGGCAATATCCACACGGGGACCATACCGCAGGTATGTGCAGCCGGGGCCAGCATACTGACGGGAGGAACCAGCGGATTATTCAGGCAGGATGCAGATCTGCAGGAGAACCTGCGGAGAATGAAGGAGGCGGCATCATGA